GGCTCCGGCAAGAGCAGCCTGCTGCGTCTGCTGAACGGGCTGCTCGTGCCGGATCGCGGCCGCCTGACCGTGGCCGGGCTCGATGCCGCCCGCGACCGCCGCGACCTGCCCACCCGCGTCGGCTTCGTCTTCCAGAATGTGGATCACCAGATCCTGTTTCCCACCGTGGGCGAGGAGATCGCCTTCGGTCTCGTGGAGCACGGCCTTGATCGCAAGGCGGCCCGCGCGGAGGCGGAGCGCCTGCTGGCGGCCCATGGCTGCGCCGGATGGGCGGGGCGGGCCGTGGACGCACTCTCCGAGGGCCAGAAGCAGCTCGTCTGCATCCTCGCGGCACTCGCCCCCGATCCGGCCATCCTCGTCATGGACGAGCCGCTCGCCAGCCTCGACCTCGCCAACCGGCGGGCGCTCCTCGCCCGGATCGAACGGTTGCCGCAGCAGGTCCTGATGGCGAGCCATGACCTCGACCTCATCGCCGGCTTCGACCGCATCCTCTGGCTGGAGGCCGGCGCGGTGAAGGCAGACGGGCCGCCCGATGCCGTGCTGCCGGCCTATCGCGCCCATGAGGAGACGCGGGCGCGGACGCTCGGGGACCTGTCATGATCTCCGGCTACCTGCCCGGCCGCTCGCCGCTGCATCGCCTGCCGGCAGGGTGGAAGCTCGCGGGGCTCGCCGGATTGAGCGTGCTGCTGCTTCCCGCCCAGAGCCCGCTGCTGCTGGGCGCCGGCCTCGCCGTGGTGCTCTGCGCCTACGCCGCCCTCGGCCGTCCGGCCCTCGCGCGGCTCGGCCTGCTGCGGCCGCTGCTGCCCATCCTCGCGCTCATGCTGGTGCTGCAACTCTGGGCTCAGGACTGGTCGCCCGCCGGCCTTGTCTCCGGCCTCGTGATCGTGATGCGCATCCTGCTCATGGTGATGCTGGCGGATCTCGTGACCCTCTCGACCCCGCTTCAGGACATGATGGACGTTCTGGAGCGGCTCGCCAGCCCATTGCGGCGGCTGGGGCTTGAGCCGCGCCGGCTGGCGCTGGCGGTGGCGCTGGTGCTGCGCTTCGTGCCGGTGCTCCTCGCCTCCTGGCAGGCCCGGACCGAGGCCTGGCGGGCCCGCAGCCCGCGCCGGCCGGGGCTAGCCCTACTGCCGGGCTTCCTGATCCAGACCCTGCGCATCGCGGACCGTGTGGCCGAGGCTCTTGATGCCCGCGGCTTTGCGCGGCATGACACGGGCCGATCCCGCGAGACGAGGACCCAATGAGCAAGGCCGCCCCCCTGGAGACCCGCGCGCTGGTGCGCATCGCCCTCTTCGCCGCGCTCATGGGCATGCTCGGGCTGGTGCCGCCCATCCACCTGCCCTTCATCGCGGGCGTGCCCATCACCGCCCAGTCGCTCGTGGTCATGATGGCCGGCCTCACCCTCGGCGGTCGGGACGGCGCGCTCGCCATCGCCCTGTTCCTGCTGGTGGTGGCGCTCGGCGCCCCGCTCCTGTCGGGCGGACGCGGCGGGCTCGGCGTCTTCTTCGGGCCGACGGCGGGCTTCCTCGCCGGCTACGTGGCCGGCGCCTTCGCCACCGGCTGGTTCGCCGCACGCCTGCCCGGTCCCCGTCCGCTGGCCGATTTCCTTGGCGCCGTGCTCGGCGGCATCGGGGTCGTCTATCTCATCGGCGTGCCAGCCTTCGCAGCCATCGCCCAGGTGCCGCTCGCCAAGGCGCTGGCCGGCAGCGCGGTTTTCATTCCGGGCGATCTCCTGAAAGCGGTGGTGGCGACGCTGGCCGCCCGCAGCCTTGCGCAGGCGGGCCTCGCCCGCCGTTAGGCATAGCGTCGCAATCGGGCGACGAATGGCAAGCGATGTGGCAGACTGGCCCCATGAGCCTGGAAGAGATCGCACCCGAGGCCACCCCGGCCGACACCTTGTCCGCCCGCATCGCCGCCGATCTCGGGCAGGCGCTGGCGGAAGCGCTGTCGGACCGCCTCGATGCGGTGGCCGAAGCGGTCGGCGAGGACGACCCCACCGAGATGGTCCATGACGTGCGCAAGGCGCTTAAGGATTATCGGGCACTTCTTCGGCTCATCCCCACGGCGGAGGCGAAGGCGGCGCGCACCGCCGCCTCGCAGATCGCACGAACCCTGTCCGCGGCCCGCGACCTCAAGGCGGCACAGGACGCCCTGGAGGCACTGCGGGACGCCCGCCTCATCGGACGCGCAGAGGCCACGGCGGCAGCCGGTCTTCTCGCCGCGGAGATCCCGCCGGATGCGGCTCTGCCGGAACGCGATACGGTCAGCGCTTTTCTGGAGACCGCCCGCGCCGCGCTTGCCGACGGACTGGCCGCCGCAGCCCGCGAAGCCGACGTTCTCGCCGGTATCGCCAAGGGCTATCGCCAAGCCCGCAAGTCGCCCGACTGGAGCCTGCCGGTCGCCATCCATGAGCTGCGCAAGCGCGTGGTCATCCACCGCTATCAGATGAGCTTCATCGCCGCCTTCGCCGGAACAGGCGCGGGCCGGGCGCGCAAGGCCCAGCGCCTGCGTGACGTGCTGGGCCTGCATCAGGACATCGAGGCGCTGAAGCCGCGCCTTGCCTCCGCGCTCGGTACCGAGCACGAGGCGCTCATATCCGACGTGGCAGGCGCCGCGCGCGAGATGCAGGGGCGGCTCATCAAGGAAGCCAAGGCGCGGCATGCTGCCCTCTTCCAGCGCCCCGGACGGGCGTTTGCGGCGAGGCTGTCCGAGCGCATCGCCGCGCCGCGCTGAACCGCGCGCGGCAACAAGAGCCGGTTCGGTGTGAACTGGCGGAGCGTACCGGCGTTTCAGGTGAGACGGCCACCAGAACGGGGCGCCATTGGCATGCGTCCATATTGTCGCATGGACAAAACGGACCATCCCGCACCGCACAACAAGCGCTTACTTATCCATTAGGCATGCTGGCCCGCGCGGAATTGCCATAAAGCACTCCGCGCCGACGCTCTGGCCCTTTTCCTCCCGGGCGTCAGGACAGCAGGGTGCCGGACAGTCTCGCCCAAGCATCGGCGAGCCGTCGCACATCGCTCCGCCCGAGCGCGTGCGGCCATATGGAGACGATCATGAGCGTGCGCTGCCCCCAGACGCCACGCGCCCTTGGCCATGCCTGGACGCATCCCCCACTCCGCCGCACCTGCGGCCTTGATGCGGGAGCCTTGCCATGTTCGGCCTGACTGCGCTCGAACTGGCCCGCATCCAGTTCGGATTCACCGTCTCCTTCCACATCATCTTCCCGGCCATCACCATCGGGCTTGCCAGCTATCTGGCGGTGCTGGAGGCCATGTGGCTGCTGCGCAAGGACGAGACCTACCGTGAGCTCTATTTCTTCTGGTCCAAGGTGTTCGCCGTGAACTTCGCCATGGGCGTCGTCTCCGGTCTCGTCATGGCCTATCAGTTCGGCACCAACTGGAGCTATTTCTCCAGCTTCGCCGGCGGCGTCACCGGCCCGCTCCTCGCCTATGAGGTACTCACCGCCTTCTTCCTGGAAGCGGGCTTTCTGGGCGTGATGCTGTTCGGCTGGAACAAGGTGGGGCCGGGGCTGCATTTCTTCGCCACCGTCATGGTGGCGGTGGGCACCCTCATCTCCGCAACCTGGATCCTCGCCTCCAATTCCTGGATGCAGACGCCGCAGGGCTTCGAGATCATCAACGGGCGCGTGGTGCCGGTGGACTGGCTGAAGGTCATCTTCAATCCCTCCTTCCCCTATCGCCTCGTGCACATGACGCTGGCCGCCTATCTCGCCACCGCTCTGTTCGTCGCGGCCTCGGGGGCGTGGCATCTCATGAAGGGTCACCGCACGCCCGCCATTCGCACCATGTTCTCCATGGCGCTCTGGATGCTGCTGTTTACCGCGCCGCTCCAGATCCTTGCGGGCGATCAGCACGGACTCAATACGCTGGAGCACCAGCCGGCCAAGATCGCTGCTATGGAAGGCCACTGGGAGCGCACGCCCGGCGAGGCGGTGCCGCTCATCCTGTTCGGCTGGCCGGACCTGGCGGCGGAGACCACCCGCTGGGCGGTGGAGGTGCCGCATCTGGGCAGCCTCATCCTCACCCATAGCTGGGACGGGCAGATCCCGGCCCTCAAGGATTTTCCGCCCGAGGACCGGCCCAATTCGACGGTCATCTTCTGGACCTTCCGCATCATGGTGGGGCTCGGAATGCTGATGCTGGCGCTCGGAGCTCTCGGCCTGCTGCAGCGCCTGCGCGGGAAGCTCCATGACAGCGTTCTGCTCCAGCGCTTCGCCCTCGTCATGGGGCCGTCGGGCCTCATCGCCATCCTTGCCGGGTGGATCACCACGGAGATGGGGCGCCAGCCCTATGTGGTCTATGGCGTCATGCGCACGGCGGATGCGGTCTCCAACCATTCGGCGCTGGCGCTGAGCACCACGCTGGTGCTGTTCATCATCATGTATTTCTTCGTCTTCGGGATCGGCGTCACCTACATGCTGAAGCTCGTGGGCAAGGGCCCGGGCCATGGCGGGCCGGCCGAACCGGAACGGGCCGATCCCGCGGCCGATACCGGGCGCAACCAGCGCCCGTCCCGCCCGCTCTCGGCCGCGCCCGGGGCTGTCCTCTCGATCGGCCATGGAGAGTGAGCCATGAGCATGGGCATCGATCTCCCCCTCATCTGGGCCGTCATCATCGGCTTCGGCCTCATGATGTATGTCATCATGGACGGCTTCGACCTCGGCATCGGCATCCTCTTCCCCTTCATCCGCGACCGAGATGACCGGGATGTGATGGTGAACACCGTCGCCCCCGTGTGGGACGGCAACGAAACCTGGCTGGTGCTCGGCGGCGCCGGGTTGCTGGCGGCCTTTCCGCTCGCCTATTCCGTGCTGCTGAGCGCGCTCTATCTGCCGCTCATCTTCATGCTGGCGGGCCTCATCTGGCGCGGAGTGGCCTTCGAGTTCCGATTCAAGGCGGATGAAGGCCACCGTCCCTTCTGGGATCACGCCTTCGCCTGGGGCTCCATCGTCGCCACCTTCTGCCAGGGGCTGGCGCTTGGCGCCTTCATCAACGGCTTCCGGGTCGAGAACGGCGCCTATGCGGGCGGTGTGCTCGATTTCCTCTCGCCCTTCAGCGTCTTCACCGGCCTCGGCCTCGTGGTGGCCTATGCGCTGCTCGGCTGCACCTGGCTGATTCTGAAGACCGAAGGGCCGCTTCAGACCCGCATGATCGCGCTGGCCCGGCCCATCACCTTCGCCCTGCTGGCCGTCATCGCCGGCGTCAGCCTCTGGACCCCGCTGGCCCATGAAGGCGTCGCCGCCCGCTGGTTCAGCCTGCCCAACCTCCTGTTCTTCCTGCCGGTGCCGCTTCTGGTGCTGGCGGCGGCCTATGGGATGATCAAGGCATTGGCCCGCGGGTCCCACGGCTTGCCCTTCCTGCTGGCGCTGGCCTTACTGTTCCTCGGCTACAGTGGCCTTGCCATCAGCCTGTTCCCCAATATCATCCCGCCCGCCGTCTCCATCTGGGGTGCGGCGGCGCCGGTGCAGAGCCTCGGCTTCGCGCTGGTGGGCGCGCTGTTCATCATCCCCTTCATTCTGGGCTACACCGCCTGGTCCTATTATGTGTTCCGGGGCAAGGTGCGCGCAGGGGATGGCTACCATTGAGCAAGGATACAGCACCCTCGAACAGGACTGAGGGGAGATCCCGCGGCAACGTGTGGGTGCGCAGGCTGGGCTGGCTCATCCTCATCTGGTCCCTCAGCGTCGCGGCGCTGGGGGCGGCGGCGCTGCTGTTCCGCCTGCTCATGAAGAGCGCCGGGATGACGCCCTGACATCTGGCCTAAAGCGCGTCCGCGAGGATGGAGCGGGCGGCGCGGGCCAGGAGGCCATCGGGCTGCGACAGGCTCGCAAGGATGGTGAAATGGTCCGCGCCCGCCACCGGCACCAGCGGGCCCGGCGCATGGGCGCCGGCGCGCAAAGCATGGAAGGTGCGGGCGTCATGTATCAGCGCCGGCACCTCCCGCGTGCCATAGGCGATGGCGAGCGGCTTGTTGACCACCGGCAGGCGCAGCGGCGAAAGCGTGGCGATCTCCTCGTCCGTAAGGCGGAGCGCCGTGTTGAGATAGGTGTCCCGCAGCGGGCCGAGCTCATAGATGCCGGAGATGGCGAGGCCCGCTGCAACCGCCGGATGGCCGAGATGGAACGCCGCCAGATGCCCGCCCGCCGACCAGCCGGAAATCACCAGCGGCCCGGCGATGCCATGGGCCGGGCCTGAGCCCTTCAGCCAGTCCAGCGCCGCGCCGATCTCAGCCACGATATCGGTCAGGCGCGCCTCGGGGGCGAGCGTGTAACCCGGCAGCGCCACAGACCAGCCAGCGGCCGCGAGGCCTTCCGCATAGGTGGCGAAGAGTTCGCGCGCATTGCGCTGCCAGTAGCCGCCGTGGATGAAGACAAGGCAGGGCGCACCCGCATCCGCCGCCGGAAAGAGGTCCAGCTTCTGGCGTGGTGCAGGCCCATAGGCCACGTCCAGATGCTGCGGCAGGCGGGCGCGGAAGGCGGCGGAGGCCGCATCGCGCGCTGCGGCGATGTCGGCGCTGTTCGCCACCGCCTTGGTGTTGTTGTAGGCATCATCCCGCTCTGCCTGCGAGAGCGTGCCCCAGATCTGCTGCGGTGCCGGCGTCCCCATCCCCTCCTCCACATCACAGGTGCCGGAGCACACGCACCGGCGGCTGGCTCAGCGCCCGCCATGTGCCAACGAGGCCGAAGCCCACCGTGAACACCAGTGCCAGCACCACCGCCCCCAGCGCCGCGCCGGGCGCAAAGGTGAAGGCGATGGTCATCACCCGTGTGACGACGAAATAGGCCGCCAGTGCCCCTGCCCCGATCGCGAAGACCGCGGTAACGAGGCCGAGGCCGGCATATTCCAGCGCATAGGCGCCCACCAGGCTGCGGCGGGTGGCGCCGAGCGTCTTCAGGATCACCGCATCATAGACCCGGTGCTGATGCCCCGCCGCCAGCGCGCCGGCCAGCACGAGAATGGACGTGAGCAGCGTCACAAGGCTGGCGATGCGGATGCCGAAGGCAAGATCGCCCACCATCTTGTTGGCCTGATCCAGCGCCTCCTTCACCCGCACCGTCGTGACGGCCGGATAGGCGGCGGCCACCTCGCGCATGAAGGCGAGTTCGCGTGCCGATCCCGCGCCTTCCGGGAAGGTGAGCGTCGCCAGCACGGAATAAGGTGCCCCGGCGAAGGTGGCAGGCGAGAACTGCATCACGAAATTGATGCCGAGCCGCTCCCATTTCACATCGCGGAAATTGGTGAGCTTGGCGGTGATGGAGCGGCCGAGGACATTCACCGTCACGCTGTCGCCGAGCTTGAGACCGAGACCCTCCGCAAGCTTGCGGTCGAAGGAGACCTGCGCCTCCGGCTCGTCAGGGGACCACCAGCGCCCCGCGACCACCGTCGAGCCCTCCGGAACCTCGTTGCCGAAGGAGATGCCGCGATCGCTCTGGAGCACCCAGGCGGCATCGGGGGCGGGCTTCACCTCTTCCGCCGGCACGTCGTTGAGGGCGGTGATGCGCCCACGCAGCATGGGCACCGACTTGTAGGCGGCCTCCGGCGCGTGCGTGGCGATGAAGGCGGCAAAGGCCTCCTGCTCGCTGCTCGGCACGTCCACGAAGAAGAAGCTCGGCGCCTTTTCCGCCAGCGAGCCGGAAATCTCCTGCGTGAGGCTGCGGTCGATGAGGGCGATGGCGGTGAGCAGCGAGAGGCCGAGCCCGAGCGACAGCACCACCGTGGGCGTCAGCGCGCCGGGACGGTGGATGTTGGCGAGCGCCAGGCGCGCCATGGTGCCGCGCGGGCGCGGCAGGCGGCGGGCGAGCGCCATGATGCCGAGCGCCACGAGCCGCAGCAGCAGGAACACGGCTGCGGAGGCGGCGAGGAAGATCAGCGCCGAGCGCTGGTCTTCAGCCGTCACGAGCGCCACGGCCACGAGCGCCACCACCGCCGCCGCGCAGCCCACGAGGGCGGGCCAGCGCGGCCAGCGCCGGCGGGCACCGATCTCGTCCCGGAACAGTGCGGAGACCGGAGCCTCCTGCGCCCGCGCCAGCGGCCAGAGCGTGAAGGCGAAGGTAACCAGCGCGCCGTAGAGGGCGGCGAAAGCGAGCGCGACCGCATCCACATGGGGTGACAGCGGAAAGGGGATGTAAGCGGCCATCACGCCCGCCGCGACGAAGGGCACGGCGGCCCCCAGCACAAGGCCGAGGACGATGCCGAGGCCGGCGATGATCGCCACCTCGAACAGATAGGTGGTGAAGATGGTGGCCCGCGTCGCGCCCAGAGCCTTCAGGGTGGCGATGACCTCCCGCTTCTCGGCCAGATGCGCCGACACCGCATTGGCCACGCCCACGCCGCCCACCAGAAGGGCGGTGAGGCCCACCAGCGTCAGATATTGCGCGATGCGCTTCACATTGCGTTCGAGCTGAGGGGAAGCGGCATCGCGGGTGCGGACCTCGAAGCCCGCCTCCGGCGCACCCGCCCGCACCTTCTCGACAAAAGCCGCCAGCGCTTCGGGCCGCGGATCATCGAGCCGCACCCGGTAGCTCCAGCGCACGAGGCTGCCCGGCTGGATGAGCTTCGTGGCATCGAGCGCCGCATCGGAAATGAGGAAGCGCGGGCCGAAGCCGACGCCGGAGGCCAGACGGTCCGGCTCCGAGGCGAGCACGGCCCGCAACTGGAATGCGGCCTCGCCGATGCGGATGACGTCACCGACCTTCACCTCCAGGCGGGAAAGGAAGGTCTCGTCAACCACCGCGCCATAAAGCCCGTCCTTCAGCGCCAGAGCGGCATCGAGAGGCATCGGCGGCGCGAGTTCCGCTGAGCCGACCAGCGGATACGTGCGATCCACCGCCTTCATCTCGACAAGGGTCGCGGCGCCGCTTTCGGTCCGGGCCATGGCGCGCATGAGAGCCACACGGCCCACAGTGCCGCCGGAGGCGAGGAGGGCGCGCTCAGGATCGCTCGCCTCCCGCTGGATGAGCGTGAAAGCGGCATCGCCGCCAAGGATGGAGCGCCCCTCGCGGGCAAGGCCATCGGTGAGAGCGCGGGCAAAGGAGCCGCCCCCGGCAATGGACATGACGCCGAGGACGAGACAGGCGAGGAAGATGCCGAAGCCGCGCTTGGCCCCGCGCAGTTCGCGCAGCGCAAAGGCGAAGGCGACGGAAAGACGGGCGGTGCTCATGCGCCGGCCGCCGCGCTGGCGACGGGAGCGTCGGCCTCGATGACGCCGGAGCGCAGGCGCACGTTGCGGGCACAGCGGCGGGCAAGTGCCGGATCATGGGTCACCAGCACCAGCGTGGTGCGCCGGGCGGCATGGGCGGCGAACAGCAGATCCATGATCTGCTGGCCCGTCGCCTCGTCGAGGTTTCCGGTGGGCTCGTCCGCGACCAGAATGGGCGGCTGAGGCGCGAGCGCCCGGGCCACCGCGACGCGCTGCTGCTCGCCGCCCGACATCTGTGCCGGATAATGGTTCAGCCGGTGGCCGAGGCCCACGGCCTCAAGCTCGTCCGCCGCCCGCGCGAAGGCATCGCGTCGCCCCGCAAGTTCCAGCGGCACCGCCACATTCTCCAGCGCGGTCATGGTGGGGATGAGGTGGAAAGACTGGAAGACAATCCCCACATTCGCCCCACGGAACCGCGCGAGGCGATCCTCGTCGAGCGCGGTCACATCCTCGCCAGCGACCTCCACCCGCCCCTTGTCCACGCGCTCCAGACCCGCCATCACCATGAGAAGCGTGGACTTGCCCGAGCCGGAGGGGCCGACGAGGCCGACCGTCTCGCCCGGCGCGACGGTGAGGGACACGCCCTTGAGCACATGGACGCGTGCCGCGCCCGTGCCGAGGGAGAGGTCCACGCCGGACAGGGCAATGGCGGGCGAATGGGAAGCGGAAGAAGAGAGAGTATCCATGCCGGAGGCGATCGCCATCATCCTGAAGTCCATCACGGGCGTCGTCCGCCGTGCGGAGATTACGTTACGGTCTGGCCGCTTGCGTTCATATGGGACATGGAAGGCGGCAACGGGAAGGCTCCTCGTCACGCTCACGGCGGTCACGATCCTGTCAGCCGAGGTGGCAGCGGCCAAGACCATCCATCTCGTGGCCTTCGGGGACAGCCTGACCGCCGGCTACGGCCTCCCGCGCGCCGATGCCTTTCCGGCGCGTCTTGAGGCGGCCCTGAGGGCCAAGGGATACGACGTCTCCGTCACCAATGCGGGCGTGTCCGGCGACACCTCCACGCAGGGCCTCGCGCGGCTGGACTGGTCCGTACCACCCGGCACCGATGCAGTGATCGTCGAGCTGGGCGCCAATGACATGCTGCGCGGACAGGATCCGAACATCACACGGCGCACGCTGGACGAGATCCTGACCCGGCTGAAGGGCCGCAATATCCCCGTGCTGCTGGCCGGGATGCGGGCCGCGCCCAATTTCGGCGCCGACTACCAGAAGGCCTTTGATGCCATCTATCCCGATCTGGCGAGCAAGCACGGCGTGCTGCTCTATCCCTTCTTTCTCGATGGCGTTGCTGGAGATCGCAGCCTCAATCAGGCCGACGGCATGCACCCCACGGCGGCCGGCGTGAACCGCATCGTGCCGGCCATTCTGCCCAGCGTCGAAAAACTTCTGGCAGAGACCAGCCAACACTAGTCAAAACCCCGAAATCATGCTCTTGGCGCGGGCGGGAAATCGAGGAAGCGCGCGCATTTTCGAACCATTTTGGTACCGATCGGGTGCAAGCCTCAGGAAGCGCTACCACAGTAGCGTTCAGCACTTCCTTGAGAGCGGGCTTCGGCGCAGTTTGCGTGTCGCGCGCACCAGTCGCTTGTTTTACTGAACGATACCGTCACGGGGCATGGGACGATGGAACCCGAGGATCGCTACAACGCGTCACTCACCGATGAGGGGCACTATCGCATCCTTCTGGATGCGGTACCCGAGTGCGCCATCTACATGATGAACACGGAAGGCGTCGTGGTGAGTTGGAACGAGGGCGCCCAGCGCCTGCTCGGCTACGAGACCAAGGAAATCGTCGGCGAGAACTTCTCCTGCTTCTACGCCTCCTCCGA
The Azorhizobium caulinodans ORS 571 genome window above contains:
- a CDS encoding energy-coupling factor ABC transporter ATP-binding protein, whose translation is MAETAGGRKDGEGRGGIVLRDVWLDRGGSPLFRGLSLDLPERRIGLVGSNGSGKSSLLRLLNGLLVPDRGRLTVAGLDAARDRRDLPTRVGFVFQNVDHQILFPTVGEEIAFGLVEHGLDRKAARAEAERLLAAHGCAGWAGRAVDALSEGQKQLVCILAALAPDPAILVMDEPLASLDLANRRALLARIERLPQQVLMASHDLDLIAGFDRILWLEAGAVKADGPPDAVLPAYRAHEETRARTLGDLS
- a CDS encoding CHAD domain-containing protein, with the protein product MSLEEIAPEATPADTLSARIAADLGQALAEALSDRLDAVAEAVGEDDPTEMVHDVRKALKDYRALLRLIPTAEAKAARTAASQIARTLSAARDLKAAQDALEALRDARLIGRAEATAAAGLLAAEIPPDAALPERDTVSAFLETARAALADGLAAAAREADVLAGIAKGYRQARKSPDWSLPVAIHELRKRVVIHRYQMSFIAAFAGTGAGRARKAQRLRDVLGLHQDIEALKPRLASALGTEHEALISDVAGAAREMQGRLIKEAKARHAALFQRPGRAFAARLSERIAAPR
- a CDS encoding DUF2474 family protein, yielding MWVRRLGWLILIWSLSVAALGAAALLFRLLMKSAGMTP
- the cydB gene encoding cytochrome d ubiquinol oxidase subunit II, giving the protein MGIDLPLIWAVIIGFGLMMYVIMDGFDLGIGILFPFIRDRDDRDVMVNTVAPVWDGNETWLVLGGAGLLAAFPLAYSVLLSALYLPLIFMLAGLIWRGVAFEFRFKADEGHRPFWDHAFAWGSIVATFCQGLALGAFINGFRVENGAYAGGVLDFLSPFSVFTGLGLVVAYALLGCTWLILKTEGPLQTRMIALARPITFALLAVIAGVSLWTPLAHEGVAARWFSLPNLLFFLPVPLLVLAAAYGMIKALARGSHGLPFLLALALLFLGYSGLAISLFPNIIPPAVSIWGAAAPVQSLGFALVGALFIIPFILGYTAWSYYVFRGKVRAGDGYH
- a CDS encoding biotin transporter BioY; the encoded protein is METRALVRIALFAALMGMLGLVPPIHLPFIAGVPITAQSLVVMMAGLTLGGRDGALAIALFLLVVALGAPLLSGGRGGLGVFFGPTAGFLAGYVAGAFATGWFAARLPGPRPLADFLGAVLGGIGVVYLIGVPAFAAIAQVPLAKALAGSAVFIPGDLLKAVVATLAARSLAQAGLARR
- a CDS encoding ABC transporter permease; the encoded protein is MSTARLSVAFAFALRELRGAKRGFGIFLACLVLGVMSIAGGGSFARALTDGLAREGRSILGGDAAFTLIQREASDPERALLASGGTVGRVALMRAMARTESGAATLVEMKAVDRTYPLVGSAELAPPMPLDAALALKDGLYGAVVDETFLSRLEVKVGDVIRIGEAAFQLRAVLASEPDRLASGVGFGPRFLISDAALDATKLIQPGSLVRWSYRVRLDDPRPEALAAFVEKVRAGAPEAGFEVRTRDAASPQLERNVKRIAQYLTLVGLTALLVGGVGVANAVSAHLAEKREVIATLKALGATRATIFTTYLFEVAIIAGLGIVLGLVLGAAVPFVAAGVMAAYIPFPLSPHVDAVALAFAALYGALVTFAFTLWPLARAQEAPVSALFRDEIGARRRWPRWPALVGCAAAVVALVAVALVTAEDQRSALIFLAASAAVFLLLRLVALGIMALARRLPRPRGTMARLALANIHRPGALTPTVVLSLGLGLSLLTAIALIDRSLTQEISGSLAEKAPSFFFVDVPSSEQEAFAAFIATHAPEAAYKSVPMLRGRITALNDVPAEEVKPAPDAAWVLQSDRGISFGNEVPEGSTVVAGRWWSPDEPEAQVSFDRKLAEGLGLKLGDSVTVNVLGRSITAKLTNFRDVKWERLGINFVMQFSPATFAGAPYSVLATLTFPEGAGSARELAFMREVAAAYPAVTTVRVKEALDQANKMVGDLAFGIRIASLVTLLTSILVLAGALAAGHQHRVYDAVILKTLGATRRSLVGAYALEYAGLGLVTAVFAIGAGALAAYFVVTRVMTIAFTFAPGAALGAVVLALVFTVGFGLVGTWRALSQPPVRVLRHL
- a CDS encoding arylesterase, giving the protein MPEAIAIILKSITGVVRRAEITLRSGRLRSYGTWKAATGRLLVTLTAVTILSAEVAAAKTIHLVAFGDSLTAGYGLPRADAFPARLEAALRAKGYDVSVTNAGVSGDTSTQGLARLDWSVPPGTDAVIVELGANDMLRGQDPNITRRTLDEILTRLKGRNIPVLLAGMRAAPNFGADYQKAFDAIYPDLASKHGVLLYPFFLDGVAGDRSLNQADGMHPTAAGVNRIVPAILPSVEKLLAETSQH
- a CDS encoding cytochrome ubiquinol oxidase subunit I encodes the protein MFGLTALELARIQFGFTVSFHIIFPAITIGLASYLAVLEAMWLLRKDETYRELYFFWSKVFAVNFAMGVVSGLVMAYQFGTNWSYFSSFAGGVTGPLLAYEVLTAFFLEAGFLGVMLFGWNKVGPGLHFFATVMVAVGTLISATWILASNSWMQTPQGFEIINGRVVPVDWLKVIFNPSFPYRLVHMTLAAYLATALFVAASGAWHLMKGHRTPAIRTMFSMALWMLLFTAPLQILAGDQHGLNTLEHQPAKIAAMEGHWERTPGEAVPLILFGWPDLAAETTRWAVEVPHLGSLILTHSWDGQIPALKDFPPEDRPNSTVIFWTFRIMVGLGMLMLALGALGLLQRLRGKLHDSVLLQRFALVMGPSGLIAILAGWITTEMGRQPYVVYGVMRTADAVSNHSALALSTTLVLFIIMYFFVFGIGVTYMLKLVGKGPGHGGPAEPERADPAADTGRNQRPSRPLSAAPGAVLSIGHGE
- a CDS encoding energy-coupling factor transporter transmembrane component T family protein, with amino-acid sequence MISGYLPGRSPLHRLPAGWKLAGLAGLSVLLLPAQSPLLLGAGLAVVLCAYAALGRPALARLGLLRPLLPILALMLVLQLWAQDWSPAGLVSGLVIVMRILLMVMLADLVTLSTPLQDMMDVLERLASPLRRLGLEPRRLALAVALVLRFVPVLLASWQARTEAWRARSPRRPGLALLPGFLIQTLRIADRVAEALDARGFARHDTGRSRETRTQ
- a CDS encoding alpha/beta hydrolase, translating into MGTPAPQQIWGTLSQAERDDAYNNTKAVANSADIAAARDAASAAFRARLPQHLDVAYGPAPRQKLDLFPAADAGAPCLVFIHGGYWQRNARELFATYAEGLAAAGWSVALPGYTLAPEARLTDIVAEIGAALDWLKGSGPAHGIAGPLVISGWSAGGHLAAFHLGHPAVAAGLAISGIYELGPLRDTYLNTALRLTDEEIATLSPLRLPVVNKPLAIAYGTREVPALIHDARTFHALRAGAHAPGPLVPVAGADHFTILASLSQPDGLLARAARSILADAL
- a CDS encoding ABC transporter ATP-binding protein; translated protein: MDTLSSSASHSPAIALSGVDLSLGTGAARVHVLKGVSLTVAPGETVGLVGPSGSGKSTLLMVMAGLERVDKGRVEVAGEDVTALDEDRLARFRGANVGIVFQSFHLIPTMTALENVAVPLELAGRRDAFARAADELEAVGLGHRLNHYPAQMSGGEQQRVAVARALAPQPPILVADEPTGNLDEATGQQIMDLLFAAHAARRTTLVLVTHDPALARRCARNVRLRSGVIEADAPVASAAAGA